The Sphingomonas sp. KR3-1 genome contains a region encoding:
- a CDS encoding PaaI family thioesterase — MPGSASPTGAEAHFRALESLYAAAPINRLFESVLEIPEPGVARIRFDIDERYFHAAGAAHGTSYFKMLDDAAFYAVNSLVTDRFVLTTQFNLLLTKPLGPGPVVAEGRWVSGQRRVFVGEARLIDATGEEAARGTGTFMRSRIALASLPGYVQG, encoded by the coding sequence ATGCCCGGGTCCGCGTCGCCGACCGGTGCCGAGGCGCATTTCCGCGCCTTGGAATCGCTCTATGCGGCGGCGCCGATCAACCGGCTGTTCGAATCGGTGCTTGAGATTCCCGAGCCGGGTGTCGCGCGGATCCGCTTCGATATCGACGAGCGCTATTTCCATGCGGCGGGCGCCGCGCACGGCACGAGCTATTTCAAGATGCTCGACGATGCGGCCTTCTATGCGGTCAACAGCCTGGTCACCGATCGCTTCGTGCTGACCACCCAGTTCAACCTGCTGCTCACCAAGCCGCTCGGTCCCGGACCGGTGGTCGCGGAGGGGCGGTGGGTGAGCGGGCAGCGGCGGGTGTTCGTCGGCGAAGCGCGGCTGATCGACGCGACCGGCGAGGAAGCCGCGCGCGGCACAGGCACCTTCATGCGCTCGCGGATCGCGCTCGCCTCGCTGCCTGGCTACGTCCAGGGCTGA
- a CDS encoding DUF1491 family protein: MARLATGLLVNALIRRAEGAGGGAMVLAKGDATAGALLLLLVERGANPRFVERGLGPDGNPALIASGPRELTDDGEVSAYWQRRRQRDSDLWVVELDIADGERFAAETLAMN; the protein is encoded by the coding sequence ATGGCGCGGCTCGCCACCGGGTTGCTCGTCAACGCGCTGATCCGTCGTGCCGAGGGCGCGGGCGGCGGCGCGATGGTGTTGGCAAAGGGCGACGCCACGGCGGGTGCGCTGCTGCTGCTGCTGGTCGAGCGCGGTGCCAACCCGCGCTTCGTCGAGCGCGGCCTCGGCCCGGATGGAAATCCCGCGCTGATCGCCTCGGGCCCGCGCGAATTGACCGATGACGGTGAGGTCAGCGCCTATTGGCAGCGACGCCGGCAGCGCGATTCCGACCTGTGGGTGGTCGAACTGGATATCGCGGATGGGGAACGGTTCGCCGCTGAAACATTGGCGATGAATTGA
- a CDS encoding cell wall hydrolase, giving the protein MKLIHRVACFATVTFCAGALANAATLDVTLAAQEAPVQMVNSLEHQVVPTPAPQAAPLPVKEAVQQIPNADADEDFDSLTEAVAAQAAPASLDSELNCLAVSVYYESKSEPLAGQLAVADVILNRTESGRFPRSVCGVVTQRGQFSFVRGGKLPTPPANGQWKKALAVAQVAMKEQWDSPVPEALYFHARYVKPSWKRARVGSVGNHVFYR; this is encoded by the coding sequence ATGAAGCTCATTCACCGTGTCGCGTGCTTCGCGACCGTGACCTTTTGCGCTGGCGCACTTGCGAATGCCGCCACGCTCGATGTGACCCTCGCCGCGCAGGAAGCGCCGGTTCAGATGGTCAACTCGCTGGAACATCAGGTTGTTCCCACGCCGGCTCCCCAGGCCGCGCCGCTTCCGGTCAAGGAAGCAGTCCAGCAGATCCCGAACGCGGATGCGGACGAAGATTTCGACTCGCTCACCGAAGCCGTGGCCGCGCAGGCAGCGCCCGCGTCGCTCGACAGCGAGCTCAATTGCCTTGCGGTCAGCGTTTATTACGAATCGAAGAGCGAGCCGCTCGCCGGCCAGCTCGCCGTGGCGGACGTGATCCTCAACCGCACCGAATCGGGCCGCTTCCCGCGCTCGGTGTGCGGCGTCGTCACGCAGCGCGGCCAGTTCTCCTTCGTGCGCGGCGGCAAGCTGCCGACGCCGCCGGCGAACGGCCAGTGGAAGAAGGCGCTTGCCGTCGCCCAGGTGGCGATGAAGGAGCAGTGGGATTCGCCCGTGCCTGAGGCGCTGTATTTCCATGCTCGCTATGTGAAGCCGAGCTGGAAGCGCGCCCGTGTCGGCTCGGTCGGCAATCATGTTTTCTATCGCTGA
- a CDS encoding MmcB family DNA repair protein translates to MNSPAVSIQTDPLIAADVARGVTRLLLRHDCVALAEVPLEGGRRADLMAIDSRGNIVIVEIKVARADLLGDGKWTDYLAHCDRFFWAVPEGFDLRPLEQQGFLPARAGIIVADRYDAAVMREAATVPLPAPTRRKCTLAFARRAARRVIQILDPDAEASF, encoded by the coding sequence ATGAACTCCCCGGCCGTTTCGATTCAGACCGATCCGCTTATCGCCGCAGACGTCGCGCGCGGGGTCACGCGCCTGCTGCTCCGCCACGATTGCGTCGCGCTCGCCGAGGTACCGCTCGAGGGCGGTCGCCGCGCCGACCTGATGGCGATCGATTCGCGCGGCAACATCGTCATTGTCGAGATCAAGGTTGCGCGCGCCGATCTGCTCGGCGACGGCAAATGGACCGACTATCTCGCGCATTGCGACCGCTTCTTCTGGGCGGTGCCCGAGGGCTTCGACCTGCGCCCGCTCGAGCAGCAGGGCTTCCTGCCCGCCCGCGCCGGGATCATCGTCGCCGATCGCTATGATGCCGCGGTGATGCGCGAGGCGGCGACGGTGCCGCTGCCCGCCCCCACCCGCAGGAAATGCACGCTGGCCTTTGCCCGGCGCGCCGCGCGCCGGGTCATCCAGATCCTCGATCCCGACGCCGAGGCGAGCTTCTAG
- a CDS encoding ankyrin repeat domain-containing protein, producing the protein MIVRVMGAAGAALLMFAALPASAQQFSDSYNFLNAVRETDGAKVNKFLENKSLRIVNTKDKTTGEGAIHIVTRRSDATYLRVLLQQDDIDANLKDNRGNTALLIAAERGWGEGVSILIKYGANVNTQNASGETPLIRAVQVHEIEVVRQLLAAGANPDRTDNVTGKSARDYARDETRYPQIAKLLAEAQKGGKTSGGLGPAGPKL; encoded by the coding sequence ATGATCGTTCGCGTAATGGGCGCCGCCGGCGCCGCCCTGCTGATGTTCGCCGCGCTGCCGGCATCGGCCCAGCAATTCTCCGACAGCTATAATTTCCTGAACGCGGTCCGCGAGACGGACGGCGCCAAGGTGAACAAGTTCCTCGAGAACAAGTCGCTCCGCATCGTCAACACCAAGGACAAGACGACGGGCGAGGGCGCGATCCACATCGTCACCCGCCGCAGCGACGCGACCTATCTGCGCGTGCTGCTCCAGCAGGACGACATCGACGCCAACCTGAAGGACAATCGCGGCAACACAGCGCTGCTCATCGCCGCCGAGCGCGGCTGGGGCGAGGGCGTGTCGATCCTGATCAAGTACGGCGCGAACGTGAACACGCAGAATGCGAGCGGCGAGACTCCGCTGATCCGCGCAGTGCAGGTGCACGAGATCGAAGTCGTCCGCCAGCTGCTCGCCGCCGGTGCCAATCCGGACCGGACCGACAATGTCACCGGCAAGTCGGCGCGCGATTATGCCCGCGACGAGACGCGCTATCCGCAGATCGCCAAGCTGCTCGCCGAGGCCCAGAAGGGCGGCAAGACGAGCGGCGGCCTCGGCCCGGCCGGACCCAAGCTCTAG
- a CDS encoding SCO family protein, which produces MSRIFQGIAPLLLIVSGCSGPADEPPLAGARIGGPFTLTDQRGKAVHDSDFAGKYRIVYFGYTYCPDICPTDMLKIGQAMKALDKQAPEKARAIVPIFITVDPERDTPQVVGEFVRNFDDRIVGLTGSPKAIEAVEKQYAVYARKEAPGPGGAYLVGHSQIAYLMDKDGKPITSLPIEKDAAAVVAQLDHWVK; this is translated from the coding sequence ATGAGCAGGATATTTCAGGGCATTGCGCCTTTGCTACTGATCGTCTCGGGCTGCAGCGGCCCCGCGGACGAGCCGCCCCTCGCCGGCGCCCGCATCGGCGGCCCCTTCACGCTCACCGATCAGCGCGGCAAGGCGGTGCACGACAGCGATTTCGCCGGCAAATATCGCATCGTCTATTTCGGCTACACCTATTGCCCGGACATCTGCCCGACCGACATGCTCAAGATCGGCCAGGCGATGAAGGCGCTCGACAAGCAGGCGCCGGAAAAGGCCAGGGCGATCGTGCCAATCTTCATCACCGTCGATCCCGAGCGCGACACGCCCCAGGTGGTCGGCGAGTTCGTCCGCAATTTCGACGACCGGATCGTCGGCCTGACCGGCAGCCCCAAGGCGATCGAGGCCGTCGAGAAGCAATATGCGGTCTATGCCAGGAAGGAAGCGCCCGGTCCGGGCGGCGCCTATCTGGTAGGACACAGCCAGATTGCCTATCTGATGGACAAGGACGGCAAGCCGATCACGTCGCTGCCGATCGAGAAGGATGCTGCGGCCGTGGTGGCGCAGCTCGACCATTGGGTGAAATGA
- a CDS encoding YcgN family cysteine cluster protein, with product MTSRFWEDVPLAKLDRAQWEALCDGCGKCCIHKLEDEETGELLATNVACRLLDRRMGRCSDYKHRHAYVAECVRLNSSNVSKIEWLPSTCAYRLRGEGKQLPGWHYLVSGDPESVHAAGQSTRGWTVSEDDVIDFEHHLVDREL from the coding sequence ATGACCAGTAGATTCTGGGAAGACGTGCCGCTGGCAAAGCTCGACCGCGCGCAATGGGAAGCCTTGTGCGACGGGTGCGGGAAGTGCTGCATCCACAAGCTGGAGGATGAGGAGACCGGCGAGCTCCTCGCCACCAACGTCGCCTGCCGCCTGCTCGACCGGCGGATGGGCCGCTGCTCGGACTACAAGCACCGCCATGCCTATGTCGCCGAATGCGTGCGGCTCAATTCGAGCAATGTGAGCAAGATCGAGTGGCTCCCCTCGACCTGCGCCTATCGCCTGCGCGGCGAGGGCAAGCAGCTGCCCGGCTGGCATTATCTGGTCAGCGGCGATCCCGAGTCGGTCCACGCCGCCGGCCAGTCGACGCGCGGCTGGACGGTCAGCGAGGACGATGTGATCGATTTCGAGCATCACCTGGTGGACCGCGAGCTTTGA
- a CDS encoding SprT family zinc-dependent metalloprotease, with translation MNEPEIEVVRNARSRRMRLSIDPRSGKVKLTLPPRASLKKAMDWAREHQSWIAAQQARMPEARPFAPGARIPIGDAEVEIVWPASGAGRTPRLLGEQLLCGGPREGLEKRIERWLRQAALDLLSEETAEYAERAGVTVTKVSIGDPRGRWGSCTSSGQIRYSWRLLLAPSHVRRSTVAHEVAHRVHMNHSPAFHRVVAELYEGDPDRARAWLKRNGAGLHWYGR, from the coding sequence TTGAACGAGCCCGAGATCGAGGTGGTCCGCAATGCCCGGTCGCGGCGGATGCGGCTCTCGATCGATCCGCGCTCGGGCAAGGTGAAGCTCACCCTGCCGCCGCGCGCCTCGCTCAAGAAGGCGATGGACTGGGCGCGCGAGCACCAAAGCTGGATCGCCGCGCAACAGGCCAGGATGCCCGAGGCGCGGCCCTTTGCGCCCGGCGCGCGCATTCCGATCGGCGATGCCGAGGTGGAGATCGTGTGGCCAGCCAGCGGTGCGGGCAGGACGCCGCGACTCCTCGGCGAGCAGTTGCTCTGCGGCGGCCCGCGCGAAGGGCTGGAGAAGCGCATCGAGCGCTGGCTGCGCCAGGCGGCGCTCGACCTGCTCAGCGAAGAGACCGCCGAATATGCCGAGCGCGCCGGCGTGACCGTCACCAAGGTGTCGATCGGCGATCCGCGCGGCCGCTGGGGCAGCTGCACCTCCTCGGGCCAGATCCGCTACAGCTGGCGGCTGCTGCTTGCGCCGAGCCATGTCCGCCGCTCGACGGTGGCGCACGAGGTGGCGCACCGCGTGCACATGAATCACTCGCCGGCCTTCCACCGGGTGGTGGCGGAACTGTACGAGGGCGATCCGGATCGAGCGCGCGCCTGGCTCAAGCGCAACGGCGCCGGACTGCACTGGTACGGCAGGTAA
- a CDS encoding PBP1A family penicillin-binding protein — protein MPSNLPAVIRTPKWRDLSFWKRFAFWTLVGGGSLALLGFIALLIAVYSTKSTLPSFDELKSSPNGQMIRVHAADGTVLVSLGPSYGEWIKYNQIPQVMKDAIIATEDRRFESHWGVDPVGVARMFWRAKQLHDEGRRLQGGSTITQQVARTIFLSNKYDLGRKVREGVIALAMERKFSKDEILELYLNKVYFGGGAYGIDAASRKFFGHSATNLTLAEAAVIAGLVKAPSHYSPTADAEAAIDRASVVLDLMAETGKITEAQAKATDPHTVALAPEPKQNSVRYFTDWALPQLEVLIDETEAPLEVWTTLDLSMQRSADDAIRANAPANAQGALISLDRDGAVRAMVGGKDYVASIYNRATQATRQPGSAFKLFVYLAALEAGHKPDDLVVDEPVTINGWSPRNSSGAFRGEMNIRTAFAYSVNTIAAKMGQEVGFGTIADMARRFGITTPVDTHPAMVLGTSDVRLIDMTRAFASVAAKGVAVTPYGITRVTANGAVIYQHEVDTSHVLVAPYVAAQMTDLMQTAVATGTGRAAQIGRPVAGKTGTTTSNKDGWFIGFSSGLTTGVWMGRDDAKVVPGLQGGTAPARAFHDFMIKAVAKRPAEAFDTQVTLPEYQLDEENAAYAEPDNGLFVDQDGNPLPQDQQPHGDGTEQQLPPQQQGQPAQQGDEQLDQDWIDRMTGKRTPAPAQPQRDQRDAPRDVPRDAPRQPAPAPRGEAPRGE, from the coding sequence ATGCCATCCAATCTGCCCGCCGTGATCCGCACGCCCAAATGGCGTGACCTCTCCTTCTGGAAGCGCTTTGCGTTCTGGACGCTGGTGGGCGGGGGCAGCCTGGCGCTGCTCGGCTTCATCGCGCTGCTGATCGCGGTCTATTCGACCAAGTCGACGCTGCCGAGCTTCGACGAGCTCAAATCCTCGCCCAACGGCCAGATGATCCGCGTCCATGCCGCCGACGGCACCGTGCTGGTCTCGCTCGGGCCGAGCTATGGCGAGTGGATCAAGTACAACCAGATCCCGCAGGTGATGAAGGACGCGATCATCGCGACCGAGGATCGCCGCTTCGAATCGCACTGGGGCGTCGATCCCGTCGGCGTCGCCCGCATGTTCTGGCGCGCCAAGCAGCTGCACGACGAGGGCCGGCGCCTGCAGGGCGGCTCGACGATCACCCAGCAGGTGGCGCGCACGATCTTCCTGTCGAACAAGTACGACCTTGGCCGCAAGGTGCGCGAGGGCGTGATCGCGCTGGCGATGGAGCGGAAGTTCTCGAAGGACGAGATCCTCGAGCTCTATCTCAACAAAGTCTATTTCGGCGGCGGTGCATACGGCATCGACGCGGCGAGCCGGAAATTCTTCGGCCATTCGGCGACCAACCTGACGCTGGCCGAGGCCGCGGTGATCGCCGGGCTGGTCAAGGCCCCGTCGCATTATTCGCCCACCGCCGACGCCGAAGCCGCAATCGACCGCGCCAGCGTGGTGCTCGACCTGATGGCCGAGACCGGCAAGATCACCGAGGCCCAGGCCAAGGCGACCGATCCGCACACCGTGGCGCTCGCCCCCGAGCCCAAGCAGAACAGCGTGCGCTATTTCACCGACTGGGCGCTGCCCCAGCTCGAAGTGCTGATCGACGAGACCGAGGCGCCGCTCGAAGTGTGGACCACGCTCGACCTTTCGATGCAGCGTTCCGCCGACGACGCGATCCGCGCCAACGCCCCGGCCAATGCCCAGGGCGCGCTGATCAGCCTCGACCGTGACGGCGCCGTGCGCGCGATGGTGGGTGGCAAGGACTATGTCGCGTCGATCTACAACCGCGCGACTCAGGCGACGCGCCAGCCGGGCTCGGCCTTCAAGCTGTTCGTCTATCTCGCCGCGCTCGAGGCCGGCCACAAGCCCGACGACCTGGTGGTCGACGAGCCGGTGACGATCAACGGCTGGAGCCCGCGCAACAGCTCGGGCGCGTTCCGCGGCGAGATGAATATCCGCACCGCCTTCGCCTATTCGGTCAACACGATCGCGGCGAAGATGGGCCAGGAAGTCGGCTTCGGCACGATCGCCGACATGGCGCGCCGCTTCGGCATCACCACCCCGGTGGACACGCACCCGGCCATGGTGCTCGGCACCTCCGACGTGCGCCTGATCGACATGACCCGCGCCTTCGCCTCGGTGGCGGCCAAGGGCGTGGCGGTGACGCCCTATGGCATCACCCGGGTGACCGCGAACGGCGCAGTGATCTACCAGCACGAAGTCGATACCAGCCATGTGCTCGTCGCTCCCTATGTCGCCGCGCAGATGACCGACCTGATGCAGACCGCAGTTGCCACCGGCACCGGCCGCGCCGCGCAGATCGGCCGCCCGGTGGCGGGCAAGACCGGCACCACCACTTCGAACAAGGATGGCTGGTTCATCGGCTTCTCCTCGGGCCTGACCACGGGCGTGTGGATGGGCCGCGACGATGCCAAGGTCGTCCCCGGCCTGCAGGGCGGCACCGCGCCGGCGCGCGCCTTTCATGACTTCATGATCAAGGCGGTGGCGAAGCGACCGGCCGAGGCGTTCGACACGCAGGTGACGCTGCCCGAATATCAGCTCGACGAAGAGAATGCGGCCTATGCCGAGCCGGACAATGGCCTGTTCGTCGACCAGGACGGCAACCCGCTGCCCCAGGACCAGCAGCCGCATGGCGACGGCACCGAGCAGCAGCTTCCGCCGCAGCAGCAGGGCCAGCCGGCCCAGCAGGGCGACGAGCAGCTCGACCAGGACTGGATCGACCGGATGACCGGCAAGCGCACGCCTGCCCCGGCCCAGCCGCAGCGGGACCAGCGCGATGCACCGCGGGACGTGCCGCGCGATGCCCCGCGCCAGCCGGCTCCGGCGCCGCGCGGTGAGGCGCCGCGGGGCGAATAG
- the msrB gene encoding peptide-methionine (R)-S-oxide reductase MsrB, which yields MEHLNLSETEWRKRLTPEQFHVLREAGTERAFSGRYNDNKADGIYRCAACGLELFDSIDKYDSGSGWPSFTQPIDPTHISEHADVSHGMRRVEARCARCDGHLGHVFPDGPPPTGLRYCMNSVSLDFRSRGGNPGPASSETGA from the coding sequence ATGGAGCATCTGAATCTCTCTGAGACCGAGTGGCGCAAGCGCCTCACTCCGGAACAGTTTCACGTGTTGCGCGAAGCCGGCACCGAACGCGCCTTTTCGGGGCGCTACAACGACAACAAGGCCGACGGCATCTATCGCTGCGCCGCCTGCGGGCTCGAGCTGTTCGACAGCATCGACAAATACGACTCGGGATCGGGCTGGCCGAGCTTCACCCAGCCGATCGACCCGACGCACATCAGCGAGCATGCCGACGTCAGCCACGGCATGCGCCGGGTAGAGGCCCGCTGCGCGCGCTGCGACGGGCATCTCGGCCATGTCTTCCCAGACGGCCCGCCGCCGACCGGACTTCGCTACTGCATGAACTCGGTCAGCCTCGATTTTCGTTCACGCGGTGGCAACCCGGGCCCGGCTAGCAGCGAAACCGGCGCCTGA
- a CDS encoding beta-carotene hydroxylase gives MELFAWAMHRWVMHGPGWVLHASHHRARSGWFEWNDLYAVIFAIPSIVLLYGGVQAGWWPGFTWIGAGIAGYGAIYFGFHDVIVHQRVAHRHVPRSRYMKRIVQAHRLHHAVESRLGAVSFGFLWAPPAEELKRQLKVNKGLARFRANPD, from the coding sequence ATGGAGCTGTTCGCCTGGGCGATGCACCGCTGGGTGATGCACGGGCCGGGCTGGGTGCTCCACGCCAGCCACCACCGGGCGCGCAGCGGCTGGTTCGAGTGGAACGACCTCTATGCGGTGATCTTCGCCATCCCCTCTATCGTGCTGCTCTATGGCGGAGTGCAGGCGGGCTGGTGGCCGGGCTTCACCTGGATCGGTGCGGGAATCGCCGGCTATGGCGCGATCTATTTCGGCTTCCACGACGTGATCGTACACCAGCGCGTGGCGCACCGCCATGTCCCGCGCTCCCGCTACATGAAGCGAATCGTCCAGGCGCACCGGCTGCACCACGCCGTCGAGTCGCGGCTGGGCGCGGTGAGCTTCGGCTTTCTCTGGGCGCCGCCGGCCGAGGAATTGAAGCGGCAATTGAAGGTCAACAAGGGTTTGGCCCGCTTCCGCGCGAACCCGGATTGA
- the sucC gene encoding ADP-forming succinate--CoA ligase subunit beta: MNIHEYQAKELLAKYGAPIAAGFAAFTVEEAVEAAKKLPGPLYVVKSQIHAGGRGKGKFKELGPDAKGGVRLAFSLDEVRAHATDMLGNTLVTIQTGEHGKQVNRLYITDGADIAKEFYLALLVDRATSEVAFVVSTEGGMDIEEVAHSTPEKIHSFSVDPATGFMPHHGRAVAAALGLTGDLAKQAAKVASSLYAAFLATDAEQIEVNPLALTEQGNLLVLDAKVGFDGNAMFRHKDLAELRDESEEDPAELEASKYDLAYIKLDGDIGCMVNGAGLAMATMDIIKLNGMFPANFLDVGGGASKEKVTAAFKIILADPNVKGILVNIFGGIMKCDIIAAGIVAAAKEVNLAVPLVVRLEGTNVAEGKEILANSGLAIVPANDLGDAAKKIVAEVKKLAA, from the coding sequence ATGAACATCCACGAATATCAGGCCAAGGAACTGCTCGCAAAGTATGGCGCGCCGATCGCCGCCGGCTTTGCCGCCTTCACCGTCGAGGAGGCCGTCGAGGCCGCCAAGAAGCTGCCTGGGCCGCTCTACGTCGTGAAGTCGCAGATCCATGCCGGCGGCCGCGGCAAGGGCAAGTTCAAGGAGCTCGGCCCCGATGCGAAGGGCGGCGTCCGCCTCGCCTTCAGCCTCGACGAGGTCCGCGCCCACGCCACCGACATGCTCGGCAACACGCTGGTGACGATCCAGACCGGCGAGCATGGCAAGCAGGTCAACCGCCTCTACATCACCGACGGCGCCGACATCGCCAAGGAATTCTACCTCGCGCTCCTCGTCGACCGCGCCACCAGCGAAGTCGCCTTCGTCGTCTCGACCGAGGGCGGCATGGACATCGAGGAAGTCGCGCACTCGACGCCCGAGAAGATCCACAGCTTCTCGGTCGATCCCGCGACCGGCTTCATGCCGCACCACGGCCGCGCCGTCGCCGCGGCGCTCGGCCTGACCGGCGATCTCGCCAAGCAGGCCGCCAAGGTCGCCTCGTCGCTCTACGCCGCGTTCCTCGCGACCGACGCCGAGCAGATCGAGGTCAACCCGCTGGCGCTGACCGAGCAGGGCAACCTCCTCGTCCTCGACGCCAAGGTCGGGTTCGACGGCAACGCGATGTTCCGCCACAAGGATCTCGCCGAGCTGCGCGACGAGAGCGAGGAAGATCCCGCCGAGCTCGAAGCCTCGAAGTACGATTTGGCCTATATCAAGCTCGATGGCGACATCGGCTGCATGGTCAACGGCGCCGGCCTGGCGATGGCGACGATGGACATCATCAAGCTCAACGGCATGTTCCCGGCCAACTTCCTCGACGTCGGCGGCGGCGCCTCGAAGGAGAAGGTGACGGCCGCGTTCAAGATCATCCTCGCCGATCCGAACGTGAAGGGCATCCTGGTCAACATCTTCGGCGGCATCATGAAGTGCGACATCATCGCCGCCGGCATCGTCGCCGCGGCGAAGGAAGTGAACCTCGCGGTGCCGCTGGTCGTCCGCCTCGAGGGCACCAACGTTGCCGAGGGCAAGGAAATCCTCGCCAATTCGGGCCTCGCCATCGTTCCGGCGAACGACCTGGGCGATGCGGCGAAGAAGATCGTCGCCGAAGTGAAGAAGCTGGCCGCCTGA
- a CDS encoding electron transfer flavoprotein subunit beta/FixA family protein, producing MKVLVPVKRVLDYNVKPRVKADGTGVDLANVKMSMNPFDEIAIEEAVRLKEKGAATEVVVVTIGVAKAETDVLLTARAMGADRGILIQTDDEIEPLAVAKLLAKVAEEEQPGLIILGKQAIDDDSNQTGQMLGALLGWPQGTFASKVELGGQGVQVTREVDGGLETVDLKLPAIVTTDLRLNEPRYATLPNIMKAKSKPVAKKTVADYGVDVTPRLKTLKVVEPAKRSAGIKVGSVDELVEKLKGLGVAK from the coding sequence ATGAAGGTGCTGGTGCCGGTCAAGCGCGTGCTTGACTATAACGTGAAGCCCCGCGTGAAAGCGGACGGGACGGGCGTCGATCTGGCGAACGTCAAGATGAGCATGAACCCGTTCGACGAGATCGCGATCGAGGAAGCCGTGCGCCTGAAGGAAAAGGGCGCCGCGACCGAAGTCGTCGTCGTCACGATCGGCGTCGCCAAGGCGGAGACCGACGTGCTGCTCACGGCGCGCGCGATGGGCGCCGATCGCGGCATCCTGATCCAGACCGATGACGAGATCGAGCCGCTGGCCGTCGCCAAGCTGCTCGCCAAGGTCGCCGAAGAGGAGCAGCCCGGGCTGATCATCCTCGGCAAGCAGGCGATCGACGACGACAGCAACCAGACCGGCCAGATGCTGGGCGCGCTGCTCGGCTGGCCGCAGGGCACCTTCGCCTCGAAGGTCGAGCTGGGTGGCCAGGGCGTGCAGGTCACCCGCGAAGTCGATGGCGGCCTCGAGACGGTCGACCTCAAGCTCCCCGCGATCGTCACCACCGATCTGCGCCTCAACGAGCCGCGCTACGCGACGCTGCCCAACATCATGAAGGCCAAGTCCAAGCCGGTCGCGAAGAAGACCGTCGCGGATTACGGCGTTGACGTGACCCCGCGCCTCAAGACGCTCAAGGTCGTCGAGCCGGCCAAGCGCTCGGCCGGCATCAAGGTGGGCTCGGTCGACGAGCTGGTCGAGAAGCTCAAGGGTCTGGGAGTCGCGAAATGA
- a CDS encoding electron transfer flavoprotein subunit alpha/FixB family protein, giving the protein MKTLVWVEHDNQNLKDATLAVVTAAAKLGEVHLLVAGKGVDGVAKQAAAIEGVGKVHVADDAAYEHFLAENVAPLITGLMADHDAVLFPATTTGKNVAPRVAAALDVMQLSDILSVEGADTFTRPIYAGNAIATVQTSDKKLVITVRGTAFAKAAATGGSGTIEAVSGEGDKGLSTFAGAEIAKSERPELTSAKVIVSGGRALQNSENFHTIIEPLADKLGAAVGASRAAVDAGYVPNDYQVGQTGKIVAPEVYIAIGISGAIQHLAGMKDSKTIIAINKDEDAPIFQVADIGLVGDLFKIVPELTEKL; this is encoded by the coding sequence ATGAAGACGCTGGTTTGGGTCGAGCACGACAATCAGAACCTCAAGGACGCCACCCTCGCCGTGGTCACCGCCGCGGCGAAGCTCGGCGAAGTCCATCTCCTCGTCGCCGGCAAGGGCGTCGACGGCGTGGCCAAGCAGGCAGCGGCGATCGAGGGCGTGGGCAAGGTCCATGTCGCCGACGACGCGGCCTATGAGCACTTCCTGGCAGAAAACGTCGCGCCGCTGATCACCGGCCTGATGGCCGATCACGACGCGGTCCTCTTTCCGGCGACCACCACCGGCAAGAATGTCGCGCCGCGCGTCGCCGCCGCGCTCGACGTGATGCAGCTCTCGGACATCCTCTCGGTCGAGGGTGCCGACACCTTCACCCGCCCGATCTATGCCGGCAACGCGATCGCCACCGTGCAGACCAGCGACAAGAAGCTGGTGATCACCGTGCGCGGCACCGCCTTCGCCAAGGCCGCCGCCACCGGCGGCTCGGGCACGATCGAGGCGGTGTCGGGTGAAGGCGACAAGGGCCTTTCCACCTTCGCCGGTGCCGAGATCGCCAAGTCCGAGCGTCCCGAGCTGACCAGCGCCAAGGTGATCGTCTCGGGCGGCCGCGCGCTGCAGAACTCCGAGAACTTCCACACGATCATCGAGCCGCTCGCCGACAAGCTCGGCGCCGCGGTCGGCGCCAGCCGCGCCGCGGTCGATGCGGGCTATGTCCCCAACGACTATCAGGTCGGCCAGACCGGCAAGATCGTCGCTCCCGAGGTCTATATCGCGATCGGCATCTCGGGCGCGATCCAGCACCTGGCCGGCATGAAGGACTCGAAGACGATCATCGCGATCAACAAGGACGAGGACGCCCCGATCTTCCAGGTCGCGGACATCGGCCTGGTCGGCGATCTGTTCAAGATCGTCCCGGAGCTGACCGAGAAGCTCTGA